In the genome of Streptomyces aquilus, the window CGCCGGCCGAGGCCGCCGCCCGTGACTGGGGGACGTCGGTCAGCGTGGTGCTGTGCCTGGACGAGACGCGGCTGCTGGGCGCCGCCGCGCGGACGGTCGCCGGGTCGGATGTCGGCCCCGGTCGATGGGCGCTGGACGAGGACGAGTTCACGCACCGCGACTCGATGATCACCAAGTTCGAGGTACGGGCCCTCGCGCTGGCCCGGCTCGGCCCACGGCTCGGCGACCATGTCTGGGACATCGGGGCGGGCTCCGGTTCCGTCGCCGTGGAGTGCGCGCGGCTCGGTGCCGCCGTCACCGCCGTCGAGAAGACCCGGGACGGCGTCGAGCGGGTGCGCGCCAACGCGGTGGCCCACGGGGTCGACGTACGGGCCGTGCACGGGGCCGCGCCGACGGTGCTGTCCGATCTCGACGACCCCGACGCCGTGTTCGTCGGCGGCGGCGGGCGTGAGCTGCCCGCGATCGTCACCGCGTGCGCGCGGCGCGCCCGGCGGACGGTCGTCGTGGCGATGGCCGCGCTCGACCGGGTGCCGGCCGTGCGCGAGGCGCTCACCGGCGCCGGGTTCTCCTGCGACGGCGTGCTGTTGCAGTCGTCGCGGCTGGCGCCGCTGCCCGGGGACGTGACCCGGCTCGCGGCGACCAACCCTGTTTTTCTGCTGTGGGGGTACCGAACCCCCGTGTCTCATGAGGGAGTTGCCCTGTGATCGGCCTCATTTCCGCCACCTCGGCGGGCGCGGCTGCGCGCGACCGGCTGGCCGCGGCGTGGCCGGAGCGGACGCGCGTGTACGAAGGTCCCGTCGGGGACGCCGTACGGGCCGCGTTCGCGGAGTGCGAGCAGCTGGTGTGCTTCCTCGCGACCGGGGCCGTGGTGCGGCTCATCGCGCCGCTGCTCGCCGACAAGACGTCCGACCCGGGTGTGGTGTGCGTCGACGAGGCGGGGCGGTTCGCCGTGTCGCTGGTCGGCGGGCACGGCGGCGGCGCCAATGAACTGGCCCGTGAGGTCGGGGAGTTGCTGGGCGCGGAGCCGGTCGTCACGACGGCGACGGACGCGGTGGGGCTACCGGGGCTCGACACGCTCGGCTTCCCTGTCGAGGGCGATGTCGCCGCCGTCTCGCGGGCGCTCCTCGATGGTGAACCGGTCGCCCTGAAGGCGGAGTTGGCGTGGCCGCTGCCCGCACTGAAGGTCACCGAGGACGGCTCCCATGTCGTGCGGGTCACCGACCGGCTCGTCGGCGCCGCCGAGCGGGAGGTCGTCCTGCGGCCGCCGTCCCTCGTCGTCGGCGTCGGGGCCTCCAAGGGCGCTCCGGTCGACGAGGTGCTCGGGCTGGTGCGGGACGCTCTGCGGGACGCCGGGCTGGCGGAGGCGTCCCTCGCGGAACTCGCCACCGTGGACGCCAAGGCGGAGGAGCCGGGCATCGTCGAGGCCGCCCGCGCGCTGGGTGTCCCGCTGGTCACCCACACCGCCACGGCCCTTTCGGCCGTCGTGGTGCCCAACCCCTCCGACGCGCCGCTGGCCGCCGTGGGCACGCCGTCGGTCGCCGAGGCCGCCGCGCTCGTCGGCGGCGGTGAACTCCTCGTCCCCAAGCGGAAGTCCTCGCGGGCGGACGGGCACGCCGCGATGGCGACCTGTGCCGTCGTACGGCGTCCCAGGCGCGGCCGGCTCGCGGTGGTCGGGCTCGGGCCCGGCGCCCGGGACCTGCTCACACCCCGCGCGAAGGCCGAACTCCGGAACGCCGCCGTGCTGGTCGGCCTCGACCAGTACGTCGACCAGATCCGCGATCTGCTGCGGCCGGGCACCGTGATCCTGGAGTCGGGGCTCGGGGCCGAGGAGGAGCGGGCCCGGACGGCCGTTGCGGAGGCGCGGAAGGGGCGGGCCGTCGCGCTCATCGGCAGCGGCGACGCGGGCGTGTACGCCATGGCCTCCCCCGCGCTCGCCGAGGCCTCCGACGACATCGAGGTCGTCGGTGTGCCCGGGGTGACCGCCGCGCTCGCCGCCGCCGCGATCCTGGGCGCGCCGCTGGGCCACGACCATGTGTCCATCAGCCTGTCCGACCTGCACACTCCGTGGGAGGTCATCGAGCGGCGGGTGCGGGCGGCGGCCGAGGCGGACATCGTGGTCACCTTCTACAACCCGCGTTCCCGGGGCCGCGACTGGCAGCTGCCGAAGGCACTGGCGATCCTCGCCGAGCACCGGGAGCCGGCCACGCCGGTCGGGGTCGTGCGGAACGCGTCGCGGCCGGACGAGTCCAGTCGGCTCACGACACTGGGGTCCCTGGATCCGGCGACGGTCGACATGATGACGGTCGTGACCGTCGGCAACACGGCGACCCGGGACATCGCGGGGCGCATGGTGACGCCGCGCGGCTACCGCTGGCAGACCGCCGAGGAGGGCGCCAAGTGATCCGTGAGGTCCACCCCATCGAGGAGGAGTCCTACCGGCGGCTGCGGGCCCGCCTGGACACCTCGCACTTCCCGCCACTGACCCGGGCGGTGGTCGAGCGGGTCATCCACTCGGCCGCCGACCTGGAGTACGCCGACGACCTCGTCATGGACGAGGGCGAGCTGGAGAAGGCACACGCCGCGCTGCACGGCGGGGCGCCGGTCGTCGTGGACGTCGAGATGGTCGCGGCCGGCATCACCCGGCGCGAGACCGTCTGCCGGCTGCGCGACGCCGTGGCCGGGCCGGGGCTGACCCGCTCCGCGCACGCGATCCGGCTCGCCTACGAGCAGGTCGGCCCCGGCGCCCTCTGGGTGATCGGCAACGCGCCGACCGCGCTGGAGGAACTGCTCACCCTGGACGCCGCCCCGGCGCTCGTCATCGGTCTGCCCGTCGGCTTCGTCGGCGCGGTCGAGTCCAAGGCCGCGCTGCGCGAGAGCGGGCTGCCCGCCGTGAGCAACGTGTCCGAGAAGGGCGGGTCGGCCGTCGCCTCGGCCGCGCTCAACGCCCTGCTGTACCACCCTGTTTCGCATTCCGAGGAGAAATCGTGACCACCCCCCAGCCCGCTCTGCTCATCGCCGGCCACGGCACCCGGGACGAGGCCGGGGCCGAGGCGTTCCGCGCCTTCGTACGGGAGTTGGGGCGCCGCCACCCCGAACTGCCCGTCGCGGGCGGCTTCATCGAACTGTCCCCGCCTCCGCTGGGCGAGGCCGTCACCGAGCTGGTGGACAGAGGCGTACGACGCTTCGCCGCCGTGCCGCTGATGCTGGTCTCCGCCGGTCACGCCAAGGGCGACATCCCGGCGGCGCTGGCCCGCGAGAAGGAACGGCACCCGGGGATCTCGTACACCTACGGGCGTCCGCTGGGCCCGCACCCGTCGCTGCTGAACGTCCTGGAGCGGCGTCTGGAGGAGGCGCTCGGCACCGAGGGGCGCGCGCCCGGCGACCTCGCCGACGTGACCGTGCTGCTCGTCGGGCGCGGTTCCACCGACCCGGACGCCAACGCCGAGGTGCACAAGGCGGCCCGGCTGCTGTGGGAGGGGCGCGGATACGCGGGCGTGGAGACGGCGTTCGTGTCACTGGCCGCGCCGGACGTGCCGAGCGGCCTGGACCGGTGCGTGAAGCTGGGCGCGCGGCGGATCGTCGTCCTGCCGTACTTCCTGTTCACCGGTATCCTCCCGGACCGGGTCCGGCAGCAGACCGAGGGCTGGGCCGCCGCGCACCCGGAGGTCGAGGTGCGCTCGGCGGACGTCATCGGGCCGGAGCCGGAGCTGCTCGACCTGGTGATGGAGCGGTACGAGGAGGCGGTCAAGGGCGATCTGCGGATGAACTGCGACTCGTGCGTGTACCGCATCGCGCTGCCCGGCTTCGAGGACAAGGTGGGCCTGCCGCAGCAGCCGCACTTCCACCCCGACGACGACGGCCACCATCACCACGGCCACGGACACCACCACCACGGCTCCCACTCCCATGCACACTGACAGACAGGGCACCGGCAGCCACGACCTGCGGCACCACGGTGACGCGGAGGTACGGGACGACGGGGCGCGGCTCACCGACCTCGCCGTGAACGTCCGCGCGGACACGCCCCCGAGATGGCTGCGGGAGCGGATCGCCGAGTCGCTCACCGGGCTGGCCGCCTACCCGGACGGCCGTGAGGCGCGGGAGGCGGTCGCGGCCCGGCACGGTCTGCCCGCGGAGCGGGTGCTGCTCACCGCCGGTGCGGCGGAGGCCTTCGTGCTGCTCGCCCGCGCCCTGGAGACCCGCCGTCCCCTGGTGGTGCACCCGCAGTTCACGGAGCCGGAGGCGGCGCTGCGGGACGCGGGGCACACCGTCGACCGGCTGCTGCTGCGCGCGGAGGACGGCTTCCGGCTCGACCCGGCGGCCGTCCCCGAGGACGCCGACCTGGTGGTGATCGGCAACCCGACGAACCCGACCTCGGTCCTGCACCCGGCGGACACGATCGCCCGACTCGCCCGTCCCGGGCGGACGTTGGTGGTGGACGAGGCGTTCATGGACGCGGTGCCGGGCGAACGGGAGGCGCTGGCGGGACGCACCGACGTCCCCGGGCTCGTCGTCCTGCGCAGCCTGACCAAGACCTGGGGGCTGGCCGGGCTGCGCATCGGGTACGTGCTCGCCGCGCCGGAGACCATCGAGGACCTGGAGCGGGCCCAGCCGCTGTGGCCGGTGTCCACCCCGGCGCTCGCGGCGGCGCGGGCCTGCGTGCAGCCGCAGGCACTGGCCGAGGCGGCTCACGCGGCCCACCGGATCGCCGCCGACCGGGCCCATCTCGTCGCCGGGCTGCGGGAGTTCGCCCCGGACGGACTCAGGGTGGCCGAACCGGCGGAGGGCCCCTTCGTCCTCGTACGCCTGCCCCGGGCCGACGCCGTGCGCCGGCATCTGCGCGACCTCGGTTTCGCGGTGCGGCGCGGGGACACGTTCCCCGGTCTGGACGAGGAGTGGCTGCGGCTCGCGGTGCGGGACCGGACGACGGTCAACTCGTTCCTCCAGGCGCTGGATCAGGCGATGGTCCTGTCACAGCACTGAGCGGCGGCGCCGACGCGGGTGAGACGCGCCGGCGCCGCGCACCCGTCGGTCAGTTCCGGCCGCGCCGCGCCACCGCGGCCGCTCCCCCGCCCGCGACGAGCAGGGCGATCGCGCCGCCCGCGATGTACGGGGTCATGGAGTTGCCGCCGGTCTCGGCCAACCCGGCCTCGGCGGGGGCGCCTTGGGGCTTCACGTCGCCGGCCGGGGTCGCGGAGGGTGCCGCGGAGGCGGGTGCCGCCGGGGCCTCGCAGGTGGCCTTCGCCAGGGTCAGGGTGCCCTCGACCTCGGCCACGTTGAGCTTCAACGGGTTGACGGAGACGGTGAGTTCGAGGGCGGTGGCGGCGGCCGTGCGGGACGTGGTCTCGCGCTTCGACAGGTCGAGGCGGACCTCGCCCACGCCCGGGACCTTCACCTCGGTCGGGCCGCCCGCGCTCAGCGTGACCTTCTTGCCGAGGACGGTGACGTCACCGAGCACGTTGGACTGGGCGACCGGCGGCTTCCCGGCCTCGCAGACCGCCTCGGACCTGACGGTGCCGAGCTCGACGACCGAGAGCAGCGGCAGGCCGGGGACGTGCAGCTCGGCGTGGGCGAGGTGGGTCGAGGCCTCGGCCTTGGTCGCGGTGACGTCCGCCTTCGCCGACGCCACCTCGGCGTTCAGCACGCTGAAGGCCTGGCCGTTGTTCACGCCGTTCAACTCGGCGGTCAGGGCGGTCTTCTCGGCGCTCTGCGGCGCCCGCACTTCGTTCAGGGAGACCGCGAGCGGGACGTTCACGGTCTTGTTGAGCAGGGACACGTCGAGCCCGGTGCGCAGGACGACGGCGCTCGCGCGGCCCTCGTCGCCGGTGGCGTGTGCGGAACCCGCGCCCGCCAGGACCGCGGGACCGGCGGCCAGGGCGGTGGCCGTCGCGACGGTCGCGAGACGGCGTGCGGGCATACGGAAGTTCTTGCCGTTCAAGGTGGGGACCCCTCAGAGGAGACTTGCTCGGGACTCGGCAAGAATTACGCACTGAGAGTGAACAGTCAGCGGTCCGACGGGAGTTCACCCCAACGTGGTGCTCCCGTGAACCTTTTCGATTCATGCGGCACGGGTGTTCCTCGAAGTCACCCCCGTACCCCCTTCTGTGCGAGCGCGTCCGTTGACGGGGCGGCGTGCGAGCGGGAGTGCAGAACGAGCCAGGCCGCTCCCCGGTTACGCTCCGTCAACGCGGCTCAGGCGGTGACCCGGCCGTTGAGGACGACCCGCTGCGGGTCCGCCAGCACGCGTACGTCGGCGCGCGGATCGGACGCGTAGACCACGAGGTCGGCCGGGGCGCCCTCCTCCAGGCCGGGGCGGCCGAGCCAGGTCCGGGCCTTCCAGGTGGTCGCCGCGAGGGCCTCGACCGGCGGGATGCCGGCGGTGACCAGTTCCGCGACCTCGGCCGCGACCAGGCCGTGCGGCAGGGTGCCGCCGGCGTCGGTGCCGACGTACACCGGGATGCCGGCGTCGTAGGCGGAGCGCACGGTGTCGTAGCGCCGCTCGTGCAGCCGACGCATGTGTGCCGACCAGCGCGGGAACTTGCCCTCGCCGCCCGCCGCGAGCTGCGGGAAGGTGGCGATGTTGACCAGGGTGGGGACGATCGCCACGCCGTGCTCGACGAAGAGCGGGATGAGTTCCTCGGTCAGCCCGGTGGCGTGCTCGACGCAGTCGATGCCGGCGCCGACCAGGTCCGGGAGGGAGTCCGCGGAGAAGCAGTGGGCGGTGACCCGGGCACCCAGGCGGTGGGCCTCGGCGATGGCCGCGTCCAGGGCGTCCCGCGGCCAGACCGCGGACAGGTCGCCGAGCTCGCGGTCGATCCAGTCGCCGACCAGCTTGACCCAGCCGTCGCCGCGCCGGGCCTCCTGGGCGACGTACGCGACCAGGTCGTCCGGCTCGATCTCGTGGGCGTAGCCGCGGATGTAGCGGCGGGTGCGGGCGATGTGCCGGCCCGCGCGGATGATCTTCGGGAGGTCCTCGCGGTCGTCGATCCAGCGGGTGTCCGAGGGGGAACCGGCGTCGCGGATCAGCAGGGTGCCGGCCTCGCGGTCGGTGAGCGCCTGCTTCTCGGCGACGTCCTGCGGGACCGGGCCGTGCGGGCCGAGGCCGACATGGCAGTGCGCGTCGACCAGGCCCGGCAGGGCCCAGCCGACGACGGTGCGGATGTCACGGGCGCCGGCGGGACGGTCGTAGGAGATCCGGCCGTCGACGATCCACAGGTCGTCGCGGACCTCCTCGGGTCCGACCAGGATCCGTCCCTTGACGTGCAGCACCGCGTGATCGCTCATGCCTCGCACCTTAGCGGCGGCCCTCCTCAGTCCGTCTTGCCGCCCACCTGGTCGGACGTCTCCTCCTCCACGTCGGCCATCGCCGGGTCGAGGAGGCGGGACAGGAAGTGGCGGGTGCGTTCGTGACTCGGGTTGCCGATGACCTGGGCGGGGACGCCGTCCTCGACGATCACTCCGCCGTCCATGAAGACGACCCGGTCGGCGACCTCGCGGGCGAAGGTCATCTCGTGGGTGACGACCATCATCGTCATGCCCTCGTCGGCGAGCATCCGCATCACCGCGAGGACGTCGCCGACGAGTTCGGGGTCGAGCGCCGAGGTCGGCTCGTCGAAGAGCATCACCTCGGGGCCCATGGACAGCGACCGCGCGATGGCGACGCGCTGCTGCTGGCCGCCGGAGAGGGACGCCGGGTAGGCGTTCGCCTTCTCCGACAGGCCGACGCGTTCCAGGTTCTCGGCGGCCACCTTCGCCGCCTCCGCCTTGCCGCGCCTGAGGACCCGGCGCTGCGGGAGCGTGAGGTTCTCGGTGACGGTGAGGTGCGGGAAGAGGTTGAACTGCTGGAAGACCATGCCGATCCGGCGGCGTACGGCGTCGATGTCGACGTCCGGGTCGGTGAGTTCGGTGCCGCCGACGAAGACCCGGCCCTTGGTGGGCTCTTCGAGGAGGTTCACGCAGCGCAGCAGCGTGGACTTGCCGGAGCCGGACGGGCCGATGACACAGACGACCTCGCCGCGCCCGATCTCCAGGTCGATGCCCTTGAGGACCTCGTTGTCACCGAACGACTTGTGCAGGCCCCGGACTTGGATCTCTGCCGTGCTGGTCACTTGACCGCCTCCTGGGCCTTGGCCTCCATACGGCGGACGACGAAGCCGAGCGGGATCGTCACCAGCAGATAGCACAGGCCGGCGACGAGGATCGGCGTGGAGTTGGCGGTCTGGCTGGCCAGATCGCGGCCGTACTTGGACAGTTCGCGCTCCTCCAGGGTGACGCCGAGGAACAGCACCAGCGAGGAGTCCTTGAAGAGCAGGACGAGTTCGTTGGTGAGCGGCGGCAGGATGATGCGGAACGCCTGCGGGATGATGATCGAGACCATGGCCCGCGCGGGCGAGAAGCCCAGCGAACGGGCCGCCTCCATCTGCCCCTTGGGCACCGCCTGGATGCCCGCGCGGATCGTCTCGGCCATGTAGGCCGCCGCGACCAGACCGAGCGCGAGCGCGACCTTGCCGTAGGTGCCACCGGGGATCTCGGTCCCCGGGAAGGCGAGCGGCACGGCCACGCCGATGAAGATGAAGATCAGCAGGGCGGGCAGGCCGCGGAAGATCTCGATGTAGACGCCGGCGAACCAGCGGTACGGGCCCACCGACGACAGCCGCATCAGCGCGATGACCATGCCGAGCACGAGTCCGAAGGCGAAGCCGGACAGCGTGTACAGCACGGTGTTCTTGAGCGCCAGCGTGATGACGTCCGGGAACATCTGCTGCGCGATGTCCCACTGGGCGAACTGGTTCTTCAGCCGGTCCCAGTCCGCCGACACCGCGAAGGCGATCACGGCGCCGACGAACACCACGTACTGCGCGCCGCGCGACAGGCTGCGCTTCTGACGCCGGGTCAGGCCCTTCTTCCTGGGCTGGAGTGGTACGTCCGTATCAGCCATGGGGTCAGGATGCCGACGCGGACGGGGAGGCGGAGGCCGCCGAGGCGTCGTACGGGCCGATCCACTTCTCGTACAGCTTCTTGTACGTGCCGTCGGCCTTGGCGTCGGCGAGGGCCTTGTTGATGGCGGCGAGGAGCTTGGTGTTGCCCTTCCTCACCGTGAAGCCGTACTGCTCACCGGTGTTGAGCTGCTCGGCGACCTTGAAGGCGGCGGAGTTGGCCTTGTCCTTCAGCCAGCCCTGGACCACCGGGTAGTCGATGATGACGGCCTTGACCTGGCCGGAGCGCAGGCCGTTGAGGACGGCGTCGGAGGACTCGAAGGAGACCGGGTCGAAGCCCTGGCCCTTGGCGTAGTCCTCGCCGGTGGTCTGCGCCTGGGCGCCGAGCTCGACCTTCTTGGCCTTGGCGTCGGCGAGGGAGGTGATCCCGCTGTCCTTGTCGACGAGCAGGGCCTGGGTGGCGTCGAAGTACGGGTCCGAGAAGTCGACGTTCTTCTTGCGCTCCTCGGTGATGGTCATGCCGGCCGCGGCGACGTCGCACTCGCCGGAGTTGAGGAAGGCGCCCGTCTTGAAGTTCTCGAAGGGGGTGTCGAGGATCTCCTGCTTCACGCCGAGGTCGTCGGCGACCAGGTCGATCAGCGAGACGTCGAAGCCCTGCACCTTGCCGTCGATCTCCGACTGGAAGGGCGGGTAGGGCAGGTGGGTGCAGGTGGTGAGCTGGCCCGCCTTGACGAGCTCGACGCCACCGGCGGCGGTCTTGGTGCCGCTGCCGCCGTCGTCGTCCGAGGAGCAGCCGGCCACGAGCAGGAGCCCGGCCGTCGCGGTGGTGGCGGCCAGGATGCGGGTCCGGCGCCCGAGGATCGTCTTCACGGGGGAGCCTCCTGTGGGGGAACTGTGGGTTCCGATTATAAGGAAACGTTTGGGCCTCTCAAACCAAAGCGATGGTCCGGAGGCCGTTCAGCCTAAGAAGCACGGGGGCGGTGGGGTCGGGACGATGGTCGGCGGTCCGTGCGGCACCGGTCGGGGGTGGTGGTCGTGGGGCGGTTACCCTCGATCACGTCTACCCCAGTGAGCGAAGAGAGCACCGCAGTGACGCACCCGTTCCTTGACCTGGCCCCGCTGAGCGCCGCGCACTTCGCGTCGATCGAGGACCGTGTGGCGCGGCTGCTGAGCACCGAGCAGGACGTCGTGATCATGCAGGGCGAGGCGCTGCTGCCGCTGGAGGGGGCGATCCGGGCGACGGCGGGCCCGGGGACCGTCGCGCTGAACGTCATCACCGGCCCCTACGGGCAGACCTTCGGGGACTGGCTGCGGGACTGCGGGGCGACGGTCATCGACCTCGCGGTGCCGTTCCACACCGCCGTCACGGCCGAGCAGGTCCGGGAGGCCTTCGCCGAGCACCCGTCGATCGACTTCGTGTCGCTGGTGCACGCGGAGGCGGCGACCGGCAACACCAACCCGGTCGCGGAGATCGGGGAGGTCGTACGGGAGCACGGCGCGCTGTTCTACCTGGACGCGGTCGCCTCGATCGGCGCGGAGCCGGTGCTGCCGGACGCGTGGGGTGTGGACCTGTGCGTGATCGGGGCACAGAAGGCGATGGGCGGGCCGGCCGGCGTGTCGGCGGTGTCGGTGAGCGAGCGGGCGTGGGCGCGGATGGCGGCGAACCCGCGGGCGCCGCGGCGTTCGTACCTGTCGCTGCTCGACTGGAAGGAGCGCTGGGTCGACGGCGGCCGCAAGGCGCTCCTGCACGCGCCCGCGCAGCTGGAGATGCTCGCCCTTGAGGCGTGTGTCGAGCGGATCGAGGAGGTCGGGCTGGACGCGGTGATGGCCCGGCACGCCTCGGCCGCGGCGGCGACTCGGGCGGGGGCCGTGGCGCTGGGCGGCGGGCTTGAGCCGTACGTGTACGAGGCCCGGGACGCCGCGCCGGTCGCCACGACGCTGCGGGCGCCTGCCGGGGTGGTGGCGTCGGAGCTGGTGGCCCGTGCGCTGGCCTCGGATCCGGCGTTGCCGCTGGCCGCGGGCGGGGGTGCGCTGGCCAAGGAGATGATCCGGGTGAACCACTACGGGGTGGACGCCACGCCGGGTGCGGTGCGGGCGAGCCTGGCGGCGCTTGGCGCCGCGCTGGCCGAGCGGGGGCTGGGTGTGGATGTGGAGGGGGCGTTGCGGGCGGTGGAGGGTGAGTGGCGGTAGGGGGTGGTGGCGGTAGGGCTTTTCGCCCCCGTCGGCCCTGAACGGGCCTCGTCCTCGAACGCCGGACGGGCTGGGTTGTCAGACGCGCATGCAATGCTGCCCGCATGACCACCGACACACCCCACACCCTTCCCGACGGTCGGCCCGTCCCCCTCCTGACCGGGCCCGAACTGCCCATGCTGGAAAGCTGGTTGGACTTTCACCGGGCCACGCTCGCGCTGAAGTGCGCGGGGCTGGACGACGTGCAGGCCCGGGTCGCCTCCGTCGAGCCCTCCTCGCTCACGCTCCTCGGGCTGGTGCAGCATCTCGCCGAGGTGGAGCGGAACTGGTTCCAGCGGGTGATCGGGGGGCTCGACCTGCCGCCCGTCTTCGACGGCGACGAGAGCGGGTACGTCCTCGATCCCGCTCGCGGCCTCGACCAGGCGCTCGCGATCTGGCGGCGGGAGGTCGAGCGCGGGC includes:
- the cbiE gene encoding precorrin-6y C5,15-methyltransferase (decarboxylating) subunit CbiE — its product is MITVFGTGTGAPVPADVLAGARLVVGGRRHLASAPVPDDAERVVLGPLAPALDVIERHLKVESPVVVLASGDPGFFGIVRALAERFGAERLDVRPGVPSVAAAFARLGLTWDDAVVVSAHGRELRTAVHVCRARPKVAVLTGPGAGPAELGAALRADARVLVVASALGSAEERVERVTPAEAAARDWGTSVSVVLCLDETRLLGAAARTVAGSDVGPGRWALDEDEFTHRDSMITKFEVRALALARLGPRLGDHVWDIGAGSGSVAVECARLGAAVTAVEKTRDGVERVRANAVAHGVDVRAVHGAAPTVLSDLDDPDAVFVGGGGRELPAIVTACARRARRTVVVAMAALDRVPAVREALTGAGFSCDGVLLQSSRLAPLPGDVTRLAATNPVFLLWGYRTPVSHEGVAL
- the cobJ gene encoding precorrin-3B C(17)-methyltransferase, with the translated sequence MIGLISATSAGAAARDRLAAAWPERTRVYEGPVGDAVRAAFAECEQLVCFLATGAVVRLIAPLLADKTSDPGVVCVDEAGRFAVSLVGGHGGGANELAREVGELLGAEPVVTTATDAVGLPGLDTLGFPVEGDVAAVSRALLDGEPVALKAELAWPLPALKVTEDGSHVVRVTDRLVGAAEREVVLRPPSLVVGVGASKGAPVDEVLGLVRDALRDAGLAEASLAELATVDAKAEEPGIVEAARALGVPLVTHTATALSAVVVPNPSDAPLAAVGTPSVAEAAALVGGGELLVPKRKSSRADGHAAMATCAVVRRPRRGRLAVVGLGPGARDLLTPRAKAELRNAAVLVGLDQYVDQIRDLLRPGTVILESGLGAEEERARTAVAEARKGRAVALIGSGDAGVYAMASPALAEASDDIEVVGVPGVTAALAAAAILGAPLGHDHVSISLSDLHTPWEVIERRVRAAAEADIVVTFYNPRSRGRDWQLPKALAILAEHREPATPVGVVRNASRPDESSRLTTLGSLDPATVDMMTVVTVGNTATRDIAGRMVTPRGYRWQTAEEGAK
- a CDS encoding precorrin-8X methylmutase, yielding MIREVHPIEEESYRRLRARLDTSHFPPLTRAVVERVIHSAADLEYADDLVMDEGELEKAHAALHGGAPVVVDVEMVAAGITRRETVCRLRDAVAGPGLTRSAHAIRLAYEQVGPGALWVIGNAPTALEELLTLDAAPALVIGLPVGFVGAVESKAALRESGLPAVSNVSEKGGSAVASAALNALLYHPVSHSEEKS
- a CDS encoding sirohydrochlorin chelatase is translated as MTTPQPALLIAGHGTRDEAGAEAFRAFVRELGRRHPELPVAGGFIELSPPPLGEAVTELVDRGVRRFAAVPLMLVSAGHAKGDIPAALAREKERHPGISYTYGRPLGPHPSLLNVLERRLEEALGTEGRAPGDLADVTVLLVGRGSTDPDANAEVHKAARLLWEGRGYAGVETAFVSLAAPDVPSGLDRCVKLGARRIVVLPYFLFTGILPDRVRQQTEGWAAAHPEVEVRSADVIGPEPELLDLVMERYEEAVKGDLRMNCDSCVYRIALPGFEDKVGLPQQPHFHPDDDGHHHHGHGHHHHGSHSHAH
- the cobC gene encoding Rv2231c family pyridoxal phosphate-dependent protein CobC; its protein translation is MHTDRQGTGSHDLRHHGDAEVRDDGARLTDLAVNVRADTPPRWLRERIAESLTGLAAYPDGREAREAVAARHGLPAERVLLTAGAAEAFVLLARALETRRPLVVHPQFTEPEAALRDAGHTVDRLLLRAEDGFRLDPAAVPEDADLVVIGNPTNPTSVLHPADTIARLARPGRTLVVDEAFMDAVPGEREALAGRTDVPGLVVLRSLTKTWGLAGLRIGYVLAAPETIEDLERAQPLWPVSTPALAAARACVQPQALAEAAHAAHRIAADRAHLVAGLREFAPDGLRVAEPAEGPFVLVRLPRADAVRRHLRDLGFAVRRGDTFPGLDEEWLRLAVRDRTTVNSFLQALDQAMVLSQH
- a CDS encoding SCO1860 family LAETG-anchored protein, which encodes MNGKNFRMPARRLATVATATALAAGPAVLAGAGSAHATGDEGRASAVVLRTGLDVSLLNKTVNVPLAVSLNEVRAPQSAEKTALTAELNGVNNGQAFSVLNAEVASAKADVTATKAEASTHLAHAELHVPGLPLLSVVELGTVRSEAVCEAGKPPVAQSNVLGDVTVLGKKVTLSAGGPTEVKVPGVGEVRLDLSKRETTSRTAAATALELTVSVNPLKLNVAEVEGTLTLAKATCEAPAAPASAAPSATPAGDVKPQGAPAEAGLAETGGNSMTPYIAGGAIALLVAGGGAAAVARRGRN
- a CDS encoding amidohydrolase family protein, whose product is MSDHAVLHVKGRILVGPEEVRDDLWIVDGRISYDRPAGARDIRTVVGWALPGLVDAHCHVGLGPHGPVPQDVAEKQALTDREAGTLLIRDAGSPSDTRWIDDREDLPKIIRAGRHIARTRRYIRGYAHEIEPDDLVAYVAQEARRGDGWVKLVGDWIDRELGDLSAVWPRDALDAAIAEAHRLGARVTAHCFSADSLPDLVGAGIDCVEHATGLTEELIPLFVEHGVAIVPTLVNIATFPQLAAGGEGKFPRWSAHMRRLHERRYDTVRSAYDAGIPVYVGTDAGGTLPHGLVAAEVAELVTAGIPPVEALAATTWKARTWLGRPGLEEGAPADLVVYASDPRADVRVLADPQRVVLNGRVTA
- a CDS encoding amino acid ABC transporter ATP-binding protein produces the protein MTSTAEIQVRGLHKSFGDNEVLKGIDLEIGRGEVVCVIGPSGSGKSTLLRCVNLLEEPTKGRVFVGGTELTDPDVDIDAVRRRIGMVFQQFNLFPHLTVTENLTLPQRRVLRRGKAEAAKVAAENLERVGLSEKANAYPASLSGGQQQRVAIARSLSMGPEVMLFDEPTSALDPELVGDVLAVMRMLADEGMTMMVVTHEMTFAREVADRVVFMDGGVIVEDGVPAQVIGNPSHERTRHFLSRLLDPAMADVEEETSDQVGGKTD
- a CDS encoding amino acid ABC transporter permease; translation: MADTDVPLQPRKKGLTRRQKRSLSRGAQYVVFVGAVIAFAVSADWDRLKNQFAQWDIAQQMFPDVITLALKNTVLYTLSGFAFGLVLGMVIALMRLSSVGPYRWFAGVYIEIFRGLPALLIFIFIGVAVPLAFPGTEIPGGTYGKVALALGLVAAAYMAETIRAGIQAVPKGQMEAARSLGFSPARAMVSIIIPQAFRIILPPLTNELVLLFKDSSLVLFLGVTLEERELSKYGRDLASQTANSTPILVAGLCYLLVTIPLGFVVRRMEAKAQEAVK
- a CDS encoding transporter substrate-binding domain-containing protein, producing MKTILGRRTRILAATTATAGLLLVAGCSSDDDGGSGTKTAAGGVELVKAGQLTTCTHLPYPPFQSEIDGKVQGFDVSLIDLVADDLGVKQEILDTPFENFKTGAFLNSGECDVAAAGMTITEERKKNVDFSDPYFDATQALLVDKDSGITSLADAKAKKVELGAQAQTTGEDYAKGQGFDPVSFESSDAVLNGLRSGQVKAVIIDYPVVQGWLKDKANSAAFKVAEQLNTGEQYGFTVRKGNTKLLAAINKALADAKADGTYKKLYEKWIGPYDASAASASPSASAS